In Alphaproteobacteria bacterium, the DNA window GATAGAACAGGTTGGTTTTATTTAGAGTTCGAAGACTTGCTGATTCATCCCCTTGACCAAATTATTTTTCTATCTCCCAACATGAAAGAAGCCACCCATCCTTTTTTTAAGAAGCTTGTAGACCACACACAAACAATTAATCTACCAACCTCTGCAACCCTATGCCCTTGTTTAAAAAGTATCGAGCAGCTCCATGGGTGTCTTCCATGAAAAAATCTTCAATTTACGGCGTTTTAATAAGCTTTCTTGTTGTTCTTTTTCTATTATCTTTAGCCATAGGTTCCTTACCCTTTTCCACATGTTTAGAAAACTTTTCACTTTGCCAAATGGTGATCCAAGAACTACGCCTTCCTCGAACTCTCTTGGCCCTAATCGGCGGGGCAACTTTGGGGCTTACAGGGGCAACTTTGCAGGGTTTTTTACGTAACCCTTTGGCAGACCCTGGCATTCTGGGGATCTCGTCTGGAGCAGCCTTTGGGGCCATTTGTCCTCTAGTGTTTGGGATTGGATCTTTCAGCCTTTATATTGTGCCCCTTAGTGGTATGTTGGGGTCTGGATTGGTTGTTTCTATCCTGCTGGCCATGAATCGTTGGTCTTCTAAAAATTCCGCCCATACCATTTTGGGGGGAATTATCTTAAACAGCCTGTTCGGGGCTCTCACCATTCTCGTTTTAAATCTTTCAAAAGACCCCTATGTTCACATGGAAACTATTTTTTGGATGCTGGGATCCTTAAGCCATCATACGTATGGACAAATTCTTCTGTTGCTTCCCTTTACGGGGCTGGGATGGATTATTTTGTGGAAATTTCGATACGCTTTAGACGCCTTTTCCTTTGGGGAAGATATGGCGTATACGCTGGGATTTAAGTCTTCTGAAGTTTACAAATATATTGTTTTGGGTTTGGCCCTGTGTATTGGTCCTTTAGTGTCTTTAGTAGGTATTATTGGGTTTATTGGGTTAGTGGTTCCCCATATTTTAAGACCTTTTGTGGGCTACAAGCCAAGTACTTTGCTTTTACCTTCTGCCTTGGGGGGGGCTTGCCTTGTGTTAATGGCTGATCTGTTGGTACGTTTGATTCCAACTGGTATTGAAATGAAAGTTGGGGTTATTACCTCTTTAATAGGGGCTCCGTTTTTTATTTATGTTCTGTTACAATCCCATAAGAAAAATCATGATCTTTTTTGAAAACTTATGTTTAAGGATGGGAGAAAAATCCCTTTTAGTAAATCAGACTAGGTCTGTTTTAGGAGGGCAGTTTATAGGAATTTTGGGCAATAATGGGTCTGGAAAATCTACTTTTCTTAAAACCCTGGCTGGTATTATTCCCCCACACAAAGGACAGATTTTTTTAAAGCATCGCCCTATAGATTTTTATTCCACTCAAGAACTTGCACAGATTCGGGGCTATATTCCAGCTGAACCTCTGTGCTTTTGGTCTCTACAAGTTAAAGATATTCTGAATATATTAAAAGACCATCCGGTCGTGGAAAATTTAGATCTAGCCCCCCTGTGGAATCAATCTTTTCATCATCTTTCAAGTGGCGAAAAGGCACGCCTTATGCTGGCTTTTCAACTTTCTAAAAACTTAAACAT includes these proteins:
- a CDS encoding iron ABC transporter permease; this translates as MKKSSIYGVLISFLVVLFLLSLAIGSLPFSTCLENFSLCQMVIQELRLPRTLLALIGGATLGLTGATLQGFLRNPLADPGILGISSGAAFGAICPLVFGIGSFSLYIVPLSGMLGSGLVVSILLAMNRWSSKNSAHTILGGIILNSLFGALTILVLNLSKDPYVHMETIFWMLGSLSHHTYGQILLLLPFTGLGWIILWKFRYALDAFSFGEDMAYTLGFKSSEVYKYIVLGLALCIGPLVSLVGIIGFIGLVVPHILRPFVGYKPSTLLLPSALGGACLVLMADLLVRLIPTGIEMKVGVITSLIGAPFFIYVLLQSHKKNHDLF
- a CDS encoding ATP-binding cassette domain-containing protein, coding for MGEKSLLVNQTRSVLGGQFIGILGNNGSGKSTFLKTLAGIIPPHKGQIFLKHRPIDFYSTQELAQIRGYIPAEPLCFWSLQVKDILNILKDHPVVENLDLAPLWNQSFHHLSSGEKARLMLAFQLSKNLNILFVDEILSHLDDGYQIQVMDLLKEFTTKERRTVVLTLHQEVLAHIYCHQVWHIQEECFVVKKRTPFIPHEIKTL